The Pseudomonas sp. DG56-2 genome contains a region encoding:
- a CDS encoding NAD-glutamate dehydrogenase: MAFFTAASKADFQHQLKAALAQHISEQALPQVALFAEQFFGIISLDELTQRRMSDLAGCTLSAWRIIERFDAAQPQVHVYNPDYERHGWQSTHTAVEVLHHDLPFLVDSVRTELNRRGYSIHTLQTTVLSTRRGAKGELLEILPKGTHGEGVSQESLMYLEIDRCANAAELNVLTRELEQVLAEVRVAVADFEPMKAKLRDLLALVEQTAYAPAQAEKAEVKDFLEWLLGNHFTFLGYEEFVVRADAQGGQLVYDEQSFLGLTRLLRAGLTAEDLRIEDYAVNYLNEPLLLSFAKAAYPSRVHRPAYPDYVSIRQLDADGKVIKECRFMGLYTSSVYGESVRSIPYIRGKVAEVERRSGFDPKAHLGKELAQVLEVLPRDDLFQTPVDEMFTTVMSIVQIQERNKIRVFLRKDPYGRFCYCLAYVPRDIYSTEVRQKIQQVLMDRLKASDCEFWTFFSESVLARVQLILRVDPKNRIDIDPQQLENEVIQACRSWQDDYASLTVESFGEAQGTNVLADFPKGFPAGYRERFAAHSAVVDMQHLLNLSERKPLVMSFYQPLTQLGERQLHCKLYHADTPLALSDVLPILENLGLRVLGEFPYHLRHANGREFWIHDFAFTYSEGLDLDIQQLNDTLQDAFVHIVQGDAENDAFNRLVLTAGLPWRDVALLRAYARYLKQIRLGFDLGYIASTLNNHTDIARELTRLFKTRFYLARKLSGDDLDDKQQRLEQAILSALDDVQVLNEDRILRRYLDLIKATLRTNFYQTDAQGQNKSYFSFKFNPKLIPELPKPVPKFEIFVYSPRVEGVHLRFGNVARGGLRWSDREEDFRTEVLGLVKAQQVKNSVIVPVGAKGGFLPRRLPLGGSRDDIQAEGIACYRIFISGLLDITDNLKDGALIPPVNVVRHDDDDPYLVVAADKGTATFSDIANGIAIDYGFWLGDAFASGGSAGYDHKKMGITARGAWVGVQRHFRERGINVQEDPITVVGVGDMAGDVFGNGLLMSEKLQLVAAFNHLHIFIDPNPEPASSFAERKRLFDLPRSAWSDYDTSIMSEGGGIFPRSAKSIAITPQMKERFAIEADKLTPTELLNALLKAPVDLLWNGGIGTYVKSSEESHADVGDKANDALRVDGNELRCKVVGEGGNLGMTQLGRVEFGLNGGATNTDFIDNAGGVDCSDHEVNIKILLNEVVQAGDMTEKQRNQLLGSMTDEVAGLVLGNNYKQTQALSLAARRARERIAEYKRLMADLESRGKLDRAIEFLPTEEQLAERLAANQGLTRAELSVLISYSKIDLKEALLKSLVPDDDYLTRDMETAFPPSLVSKFAEAMRRHRLKREIVSTQIANDLVNNMGITFVQRLKESTGMSPANVAGAYVIVRDIFHLPHWFRQIEALDYQVPAEIQLTLMDELMRLGRRATRWFLRSRRNEQDAGRDVAHFGPKIAALGLKLDELLEGPTRERWMTRYQGFVDAGVPELLARMVAGTTHLYTLLPIIEASDVTGQDPVEVAKAFFAVGSALDLTWYLQEISNLAVENNWQALAREAFRDDIDLQQRAITISVLQMADAPEDMDARVNLWLDQHRVMVNRWRAMLDELRAATGTDYAMYAVANRELVDLAMSGQAAVVPS; the protein is encoded by the coding sequence ATGGCGTTTTTCACCGCAGCCAGCAAAGCCGACTTCCAGCATCAACTGAAAGCGGCCCTGGCGCAGCACATCAGCGAACAGGCACTGCCACAAGTGGCGTTGTTCGCCGAACAGTTCTTCGGCATCATCTCTCTTGACGAACTCACCCAGCGTCGCATGTCGGACCTGGCCGGTTGCACCCTCTCTGCCTGGCGTATCATTGAGCGCTTCGACGCTGCCCAGCCGCAGGTTCACGTTTACAACCCTGACTACGAACGTCACGGTTGGCAGTCGACCCACACAGCGGTCGAAGTCCTGCACCATGACCTGCCTTTCTTGGTCGACTCGGTACGCACCGAGCTCAACCGTCGCGGCTATAGCATCCATACCCTGCAAACCACTGTCCTGAGCACCCGTCGCGGGGCCAAGGGCGAGCTGCTGGAAATTCTTCCCAAGGGCACTCACGGCGAAGGCGTCTCGCAAGAATCGCTGATGTACCTGGAAATCGACCGCTGCGCCAATGCCGCCGAACTCAATGTGTTGACTCGCGAGTTGGAACAGGTACTGGCCGAGGTGCGTGTCGCTGTAGCCGATTTCGAACCCATGAAGGCCAAGCTGCGTGATTTGCTGGCGCTGGTCGAGCAGACGGCCTACGCCCCGGCCCAGGCTGAGAAGGCCGAGGTCAAGGACTTCCTGGAGTGGCTGCTGGGCAATCACTTCACCTTCCTCGGATATGAAGAGTTCGTCGTCCGCGCTGACGCCCAGGGCGGTCAACTGGTTTATGACGAGCAGTCATTCCTGGGCCTGACCCGCTTGTTGCGCGCCGGTCTCACCGCTGAAGACCTGCGCATCGAAGATTACGCGGTCAACTACCTTAACGAACCGTTGCTGCTGTCTTTTGCCAAGGCTGCCTACCCAAGCCGCGTACACCGTCCGGCTTACCCCGACTACGTTTCGATCCGCCAACTGGACGCCGACGGCAAAGTCATCAAGGAATGCCGCTTCATGGGCCTGTACACCTCTTCGGTGTACGGCGAGAGCGTGCGTTCGATCCCGTATATCCGTGGCAAGGTGGCAGAAGTCGAGCGCCGCTCCGGTTTCGATCCCAAGGCTCACCTGGGCAAGGAGCTGGCTCAGGTGTTGGAGGTGTTGCCGCGCGACGATCTGTTCCAGACGCCGGTGGATGAGATGTTCACCACCGTGATGTCGATCGTGCAAATCCAGGAACGCAACAAGATTCGCGTGTTCCTGCGCAAGGATCCGTACGGCCGTTTCTGCTACTGCCTGGCCTACGTCCCGCGGGACATCTACTCCACCGAAGTGCGGCAGAAGATCCAGCAAGTATTGATGGATCGCTTGAAAGCCAGCGATTGCGAGTTCTGGACCTTCTTCTCGGAGTCGGTGCTGGCGCGGGTGCAACTGATCTTGCGCGTTGATCCGAAAAACCGTATCGACATCGACCCGCAGCAGTTGGAAAACGAAGTGATCCAAGCCTGCCGTTCGTGGCAGGACGACTATGCCAGCCTGACCGTCGAAAGCTTTGGTGAAGCCCAAGGCACCAACGTCCTGGCTGACTTCCCGAAAGGTTTCCCGGCCGGTTATCGCGAGCGTTTCGCTGCGCATTCGGCTGTGGTCGACATGCAGCACCTGCTGAACCTGTCCGAGCGCAAACCGCTGGTGATGAGCTTCTACCAGCCCCTGACCCAGCTCGGTGAGCGCCAGTTGCACTGCAAGCTGTACCACGCCGATACGCCGCTGGCGCTGTCGGACGTGCTGCCGATCCTGGAAAACCTCGGCTTGCGCGTGCTTGGCGAGTTCCCGTATCACCTGCGCCATGCCAATGGTCGCGAGTTCTGGATTCACGATTTTGCCTTCACCTACAGCGAAGGCCTGGATCTGGATATTCAGCAGCTCAATGACACCCTGCAGGACGCCTTTGTCCATATTGTCCAAGGTGATGCCGAAAACGATGCCTTCAACCGCCTGGTGCTGACGGCCGGCCTGCCATGGCGCGATGTGGCACTTCTGCGTGCTTATGCCCGCTACCTCAAGCAGATCCGCCTGGGCTTTGACCTCGGGTACATCGCCAGCACCCTGAACAACCACACCGACATCGCGCGCGAGTTGACTCGGCTGTTCAAGACCCGCTTCTACCTGGCCCGCAAGCTGAGTGGCGACGACCTCGACGACAAGCAACAACGTCTGGAACAGGCCATTCTGTCGGCACTGGATGATGTGCAGGTGCTCAACGAAGACCGCATCCTGCGTCGCTACCTGGACCTGATCAAAGCCACCTTGCGTACCAACTTCTACCAGACGGACGCCCAGGGCCAGAACAAGTCGTACTTCAGCTTCAAATTCAACCCCAAACTGATTCCGGAACTGCCCAAGCCGGTACCCAAGTTCGAAATTTTTGTCTACTCGCCACGGGTGGAAGGTGTGCACCTGCGTTTTGGCAACGTGGCCCGTGGTGGTCTGCGCTGGTCGGACCGAGAGGAAGACTTCCGCACCGAAGTGCTGGGGCTGGTAAAAGCCCAGCAGGTGAAGAACTCGGTCATCGTACCGGTCGGCGCCAAAGGTGGCTTCCTGCCACGTCGTCTGCCACTGGGTGGCAGTCGCGACGACATTCAGGCTGAAGGTATCGCCTGCTACCGGATCTTCATTTCCGGCTTGCTGGATATCACTGACAACCTCAAGGACGGCGCACTGATTCCGCCGGTCAACGTTGTACGTCACGACGATGACGATCCTTACCTGGTAGTGGCTGCCGACAAAGGCACCGCGACCTTCTCCGATATCGCCAACGGCATTGCCATCGATTACGGCTTCTGGCTTGGCGATGCATTCGCCTCCGGTGGTTCTGCAGGTTACGACCACAAGAAAATGGGTATCACCGCCCGTGGTGCCTGGGTAGGCGTGCAGCGCCACTTCCGTGAGCGCGGTATTAACGTCCAGGAAGATCCGATCACTGTGGTAGGTGTCGGCGACATGGCCGGTGACGTGTTCGGCAACGGCTTGCTGATGTCCGAGAAGCTGCAGTTGGTGGCCGCCTTCAACCACCTGCACATCTTTATCGACCCGAACCCTGAGCCGGCCAGCAGCTTTGCCGAGCGCAAACGTCTGTTCGATCTGCCGCGTTCAGCCTGGAGCGACTACGACACCAGCATCATGTCCGAAGGTGGCGGGATCTTCCCGCGTAGTGCGAAAAGCATTGCGATCACCCCGCAAATGAAAGAGCGTTTCGCCATCGAGGCCGACAAACTGACCCCGACCGAGCTGCTCAATGCCTTGCTCAAGGCACCGGTAGACCTGCTCTGGAACGGCGGTATCGGTACCTACGTCAAGTCCAGTGAAGAAAGCCACGCCGACGTCGGCGACAAGGCCAACGACGCCCTGCGGGTCGATGGCAACGAGCTGCGCTGCAAGGTAGTGGGCGAGGGCGGCAACCTGGGCATGACTCAATTGGGTCGTGTCGAGTTCGGTCTCAATGGTGGCGCCACCAACACCGACTTCATCGACAACGCCGGTGGTGTGGACTGCTCCGACCACGAGGTCAATATCAAGATTCTGCTCAACGAGGTTGTGCAGGCCGGCGATATGACCGAGAAGCAGCGTAACCAGTTGCTCGGCAGTATGACCGACGAAGTGGCGGGTCTGGTGCTGGGTAACAACTACAAGCAGACGCAGGCGTTGTCCCTGGCTGCTCGTCGTGCCCGTGAGCGCATTGCCGAATACAAGCGCCTGATGGCTGATCTGGAAAGTCGTGGCAAGCTGGATCGTGCCATCGAGTTCCTGCCAACCGAGGAGCAACTGGCTGAGCGTCTGGCGGCCAATCAGGGCCTGACCCGTGCCGAGCTGTCGGTACTGATCTCCTACAGCAAGATCGACCTCAAGGAAGCGCTGCTCAAATCCTTGGTGCCGGATGACGATTATCTGACTCGCGACATGGAAACCGCGTTCCCGCCGTCGCTGGTGAGCAAATTCGCCGAGGCGATGCGTCGTCATCGTCTCAAGCGTGAAATCGTCAGCACCCAGATCGCCAACGATCTGGTCAACAACATGGGCATCACCTTCGTTCAGCGTCTGAAAGAGTCCACCGGCATGAGCCCGGCGAATGTCGCGGGTGCGTACGTGATTGTGCGGGATATCTTCCACCTGCCGCATTGGTTCCGTCAGATCGAGGCGCTGGACTATCAAGTGCCTGCTGAAATCCAGTTGACCCTGATGGACGAACTGATGCGTCTTGGGCGTCGGGCCACCCGTTGGTTCCTGCGTAGCCGTCGCAACGAGCAGGACGCTGGGCGCGACGTAGCACACTTTGGGCCGAAAATCGCAGCCTTGGGTCTTAAGCTCGATGAGTTGCTCGAAGGGCCGACCCGTGAGCGTTGGATGACCCGTTACCAGGGCTTCGTCGATGCGGGTGTGCCGGAGTTGCTGGCGCGGATGGTTGCCGGTACAACGCACCTGTACACGTTGCTGCCGATTATCGAGGCATCCGATGTTACCGGTCAGGATCCGGTTGAAGTGGCCAAGGCGTTCTTTGCGGTTGGCAGTGCGCTGGATCTGACCTGGTACTTGCAGGAAATCAGTAACCTGGCGGTGGAGAACAACTGGCAGGCCCTGGCTCGCGAGGCGTTCCGCGATGATATCGACCTGCAGCAGCGGGCGATCACCATTTCGGTATTGCAGATGGCTGATGCTCCGGAAGATATGGATGCCCGGGTCAATCTGTGGCTGGATCAGCACCGTGTGATGGTCAATCGCTGGCGTGCCATGCTTGACGAGTTGCGGGCTGCCACGGGGACTGATTACGCCATGTACGCGGTGGCGAACCGCGAACTGGTGGATCTGGCCATGAGCGGGCAGGCGGCGGTAGTGCCTTCCTGA
- a CDS encoding MFS transporter has product MTVHEAAAAATETPEQNKKRLRKVAAATIFGSMLEWYDFYLYATMAAIVFSKVFFDPSNPAVASLLAFSTFAIGFIARPFGGILFGYLGDRFGRKQVLVITFCLMGVCTMLIGLIPSYASIGIWAPIILVLVRIIQGLGAGAELSAAAVTSYEHASEGKRGSQGAWPALGLNLGLLLSSLTVYVLTMNGNDFLLSGGWRIPFICSIVLVAVGLWVRRSIPETPDFKELDKSKDKVQVSPLKLLFKNDLKGLAVVFFVAIGYNALSYIFKTFSLAYLTQYKGVEAHVTSLSVTIASLVAIVAVPCFGWLCDKWSSKTVLMLGGMLSMLFAYPFLALLNTGEPMMIYLAIAIGTGILAPMMFAPQGSFLSRQFPTQTRSSGFGTGREIGTAVAGGLAPLGGLALVASSATHSTDGVAVILAVAAVLVVVFAFCDQGRKHSSFKN; this is encoded by the coding sequence ATGACGGTACATGAGGCAGCTGCGGCTGCGACAGAAACCCCGGAACAGAACAAGAAGCGCCTGCGCAAGGTGGCCGCTGCCACTATCTTCGGCTCGATGCTGGAGTGGTATGACTTCTACCTGTACGCCACCATGGCGGCGATTGTCTTCTCGAAGGTTTTCTTCGATCCAAGCAATCCTGCCGTGGCCTCGCTGCTGGCTTTCTCCACCTTTGCCATCGGTTTTATCGCCCGGCCTTTCGGCGGCATCCTGTTCGGCTACCTGGGTGACCGTTTCGGGCGCAAGCAGGTGCTGGTCATCACCTTCTGCCTGATGGGCGTGTGCACCATGTTGATCGGTTTGATCCCAAGCTATGCCTCCATCGGCATCTGGGCCCCGATCATTCTGGTCCTGGTTCGTATTATCCAGGGCCTGGGTGCTGGTGCCGAACTTTCCGCCGCAGCAGTCACCTCCTATGAACACGCCAGTGAAGGCAAGCGCGGAAGCCAGGGTGCCTGGCCGGCCCTGGGCCTGAACCTGGGCTTGTTGCTGTCGTCGCTGACGGTGTATGTGCTTACCATGAACGGCAACGACTTCCTGCTCTCCGGCGGCTGGCGCATCCCGTTCATCTGCAGCATCGTACTGGTCGCGGTCGGCCTGTGGGTTCGCCGCAGCATTCCGGAAACCCCGGACTTCAAAGAACTGGACAAAAGCAAGGACAAAGTCCAGGTATCACCGCTCAAGCTGCTGTTCAAAAATGACCTCAAAGGCTTGGCGGTGGTGTTCTTCGTCGCCATTGGCTACAACGCCCTGAGCTACATTTTCAAAACCTTCTCGCTCGCCTACCTGACCCAGTACAAGGGTGTCGAAGCCCATGTCACTTCGCTTTCGGTCACGATCGCCAGTCTGGTGGCTATCGTCGCCGTGCCATGTTTCGGCTGGCTGTGCGACAAGTGGAGCAGCAAGACCGTACTGATGCTCGGCGGGATGCTTTCGATGCTGTTCGCCTACCCGTTCCTGGCCCTGCTCAATACCGGTGAACCGATGATGATCTACCTGGCTATCGCGATCGGTACCGGCATCCTTGCGCCGATGATGTTTGCGCCTCAGGGCTCGTTCCTCAGTCGTCAGTTCCCTACCCAGACTCGCTCCTCGGGCTTCGGCACCGGCCGCGAGATTGGCACCGCAGTGGCCGGCGGCCTGGCGCCGCTTGGTGGCCTGGCGCTGGTGGCCAGCTCCGCCACGCACTCTACCGATGGTGTAGCGGTGATCCTGGCTGTAGCTGCGGTACTGGTAGTGGTATTCGCCTTCTGTGACCAGGGCCGCAAGCACTCCAGCTTCAAGAACTGA
- a CDS encoding FadR/GntR family transcriptional regulator: MLELQRPDTLVERVVGAIRAEIDSGRLAAESRLPTEQQLAEQLNVSRSVVREAVAQLKADGVLIARRGLGSYISQTPTGTVFRFPSAQGRSPDLVQMFEVRLWIETQAASVAAQRRDAVDLARMNKALQEMLDKRSDFAAAAAADVEFHRAIAEASKNDYFVAFHDFLRGQLAAARKTAWENSAAHSVGGSADANREHQALYQAIADGDRDTAAACAEAHLRASAKRLKLELPNIN; the protein is encoded by the coding sequence ATGCTTGAGCTTCAGCGCCCCGATACGCTGGTAGAACGCGTCGTCGGTGCCATCCGTGCAGAGATCGATTCCGGGCGGCTGGCCGCCGAATCGCGCCTGCCCACCGAACAGCAACTGGCCGAGCAACTGAACGTCAGTCGCTCGGTGGTGCGCGAAGCAGTGGCCCAGCTCAAGGCCGATGGTGTATTGATCGCCCGCCGTGGCCTGGGGTCGTACATATCGCAAACCCCAACCGGTACCGTTTTCCGCTTCCCTTCCGCTCAAGGCCGCAGCCCGGACCTGGTGCAGATGTTCGAAGTGCGCTTGTGGATCGAGACCCAGGCCGCCTCGGTTGCCGCCCAGCGCCGTGATGCTGTCGACCTCGCTCGCATGAACAAAGCCTTGCAGGAAATGCTCGATAAACGCAGTGACTTTGCTGCAGCGGCTGCCGCCGACGTCGAGTTTCACCGCGCCATCGCCGAAGCCAGCAAAAACGATTACTTCGTGGCTTTCCACGACTTTCTTCGTGGCCAACTCGCTGCCGCCCGCAAGACCGCCTGGGAAAACTCGGCCGCCCATTCGGTAGGGGGCTCGGCCGATGCCAACCGCGAGCACCAGGCGCTGTACCAGGCCATTGCCGATGGCGACCGTGACACCGCTGCCGCGTGCGCCGAGGCTCACCTGCGTGCCTCGGCAAAACGTCTGAAGCTGGAACTACCCAACATCAATTGA
- the lhgO gene encoding L-2-hydroxyglutarate oxidase — translation MIYDYCIIGGGIVGLATAMALLERQPGASLLILEKEASLARHQTGHNSGVIHAGIYYAPGSLKADLCKRGAEATKAFCTEHKIKFDVCGKLLVASTPLEVQRMQALYERSQQNGLKVERLDAAELQRREPNIVGLGGLFLDATGIVDYKQVCQAMAGVIQAAGGEIHLSTTVRAIVESTDSVTISSDDKAWRTRQLVACAGLQSDRLAALAGVKIDHQIIPFRGEYFRLPASKNDIVNHLIYPIPDPELPFLGVHLTRMIDGSVTVGPNAVLGLGRENYNKFSINWRDVAEYARFPGFWKTIWANLGSGTTEMKNSLFKGGYLEQCRKYCPSLNIEDLLPYEAGIRAQAVMRDGTLVHDFLFAETPRMVHVCNAPSPAATSAIPIGQMIAERIFKSR, via the coding sequence ATGATTTACGACTATTGCATCATCGGCGGCGGCATCGTTGGCCTCGCCACCGCCATGGCGCTACTCGAACGCCAGCCCGGCGCTTCCCTGCTGATCCTGGAAAAAGAAGCCAGCCTTGCCAGGCACCAGACCGGTCACAACAGCGGCGTTATTCATGCTGGCATTTACTATGCGCCAGGCAGTCTCAAGGCTGATTTGTGCAAGCGCGGTGCCGAGGCCACCAAGGCGTTCTGCACCGAGCACAAGATCAAGTTCGATGTCTGCGGCAAACTGCTGGTGGCCTCCACGCCGCTGGAAGTGCAACGTATGCAAGCCCTGTATGAGCGCTCACAGCAGAACGGCCTGAAGGTCGAGCGCCTGGACGCTGCCGAGTTGCAACGTCGCGAACCGAACATCGTCGGTCTGGGCGGACTGTTTCTCGACGCCACCGGCATCGTTGACTACAAGCAGGTGTGCCAGGCCATGGCCGGCGTAATCCAGGCCGCGGGGGGCGAAATACACCTGTCAACGACAGTGCGCGCAATTGTCGAAAGCACTGACAGCGTCACCATCAGCAGCGACGACAAAGCCTGGCGCACCCGCCAGTTGGTGGCCTGCGCCGGCCTGCAGTCGGATCGCCTGGCGGCACTGGCCGGGGTCAAGATCGATCATCAGATCATCCCGTTTCGTGGCGAATACTTCCGTTTGCCGGCCAGCAAGAACGACATCGTCAATCATTTGATCTATCCGATTCCCGATCCGGAGCTGCCGTTCCTCGGCGTGCACCTGACCCGCATGATCGACGGCAGCGTCACCGTTGGCCCCAACGCGGTATTGGGCCTGGGCCGGGAGAACTACAACAAGTTCTCGATCAACTGGCGCGACGTCGCCGAGTACGCACGCTTCCCCGGCTTCTGGAAAACCATCTGGGCCAACCTCGGCTCCGGCACTACCGAGATGAAAAACTCCCTGTTCAAGGGCGGCTACCTTGAGCAATGCCGCAAATATTGCCCATCCCTGAACATTGAAGACCTGCTCCCCTATGAGGCCGGCATCCGCGCCCAGGCGGTAATGCGCGACGGCACCCTGGTCCATGACTTTCTGTTCGCCGAGACGCCGCGCATGGTGCATGTCTGCAATGCCCCCTCGCCTGCCGCAACCTCGGCGATCCCGATCGGCCAGATGATCGCCGAGAGGATCTTCAAAAGTCGCTGA
- a CDS encoding MoxR family ATPase produces MEHREALIALRTFLSTQILGQEKLVERLLIVLLADGHMLVEGAPGLAKTKAIKELAEGVEAQFHRIQFTPDLLPADITGTEIYRPETGSFVFQQGPIFHNLVLADEINRAPAKVQSALLEAMAERQVSVGRSTYELSPLFLVMATQNPIEQEGTYPLPEAQLDRFLMHVKIGFPDASVERRILQQARGEALNGETKPERRVSQQAIFAARKEILGLYMADAVEEYLVQLVMATRTPGKFDLELADWIAYGASPRGSIALDRCARAHAWLAGRDFVSPEDIQAVLFDVLRHRIILSFEAEAAGIDQDRVIQRILDVVAVA; encoded by the coding sequence ATGGAACACCGTGAGGCGCTGATCGCGCTGCGCACTTTTCTTTCCACCCAGATCCTTGGCCAGGAAAAGCTCGTCGAGCGCCTGCTCATCGTGCTGCTAGCCGACGGCCACATGCTCGTCGAAGGCGCTCCTGGCCTGGCCAAGACCAAGGCCATCAAGGAATTGGCAGAAGGCGTTGAAGCCCAGTTCCACCGTATCCAGTTCACCCCCGACCTGCTCCCGGCGGACATCACCGGTACCGAAATCTATCGCCCGGAAACCGGCAGTTTCGTCTTCCAGCAAGGCCCGATTTTCCACAACCTGGTACTGGCAGACGAGATCAACCGCGCCCCAGCCAAGGTCCAGTCGGCATTGCTCGAAGCCATGGCCGAACGCCAGGTCAGTGTTGGCCGCAGCACTTACGAGTTGTCGCCGTTGTTTCTGGTAATGGCCACGCAAAACCCCATCGAGCAGGAAGGCACCTACCCGCTGCCTGAAGCCCAGCTCGACCGTTTCCTCATGCATGTGAAAATCGGCTTCCCGGATGCCTCCGTGGAACGCCGGATTCTCCAGCAGGCTCGCGGCGAAGCGCTCAATGGCGAAACCAAGCCAGAGCGACGGGTCAGCCAACAGGCGATTTTTGCAGCCCGTAAGGAAATTCTCGGCCTGTACATGGCCGATGCGGTAGAGGAATACCTGGTGCAACTGGTCATGGCCACGCGCACCCCGGGCAAGTTCGACCTGGAACTGGCTGACTGGATTGCCTATGGCGCCAGCCCACGCGGCTCCATCGCCCTGGATCGCTGCGCGCGTGCGCATGCCTGGCTGGCCGGTCGCGACTTCGTCAGCCCTGAAGATATTCAGGCAGTGCTGTTCGATGTATTGCGTCATCGCATCATTCTTTCCTTCGAGGCCGAGGCCGCTGGAATCGATCAAGACCGAGTGATCCAGCGAATCCTCGACGTCGTAGCCGTCGCCTGA
- a CDS encoding pyruvate, water dikinase regulatory protein, protein MKRSAFFISDGTGITAETLGQSLLAQFDTIPFNKFTRPYIDSVEKARVMVQQINSAAEKDGVRPIIFDTIVNQDIREVLATSNGFMIDIFSTFLAPLEQELTAHSSYSVGKSHSIGGNSNYMERIEAVNFALDNDDGARTHYYDKADLILVGVSRCGKTPTCLYMAMQFGIRAANYPLTEDDMERLQLPQALKNHQHKLFGLTIDPDRLTAIRHERKPNSRYASFAQCEFEVREVENLFRRENIPNINSTHFSVEEIAAKILVEKGVERRFK, encoded by the coding sequence ATGAAACGATCTGCTTTCTTTATCTCCGATGGCACCGGCATTACTGCCGAGACGCTGGGACAAAGTCTTCTCGCGCAATTCGATACCATTCCGTTCAATAAATTCACACGCCCGTACATCGACAGCGTGGAAAAAGCGCGGGTGATGGTACAACAAATCAACAGCGCCGCAGAAAAGGATGGTGTTCGGCCGATCATCTTCGACACGATCGTCAATCAGGATATCCGTGAGGTCCTGGCGACCTCAAATGGCTTCATGATCGATATCTTCTCGACCTTCCTGGCCCCGCTGGAGCAGGAGTTGACAGCGCATTCTTCCTACTCGGTGGGCAAGTCGCACTCCATTGGCGGCAACTCCAACTACATGGAGCGTATCGAGGCGGTCAACTTCGCGCTGGACAACGACGATGGCGCCCGAACGCATTACTACGACAAGGCGGACTTGATCCTGGTAGGGGTTTCGCGCTGCGGCAAAACGCCGACTTGCCTGTACATGGCCATGCAATTTGGCATCCGTGCGGCCAACTATCCGTTGACCGAGGACGACATGGAGCGCCTGCAACTGCCCCAGGCCTTGAAAAACCATCAGCACAAACTGTTCGGCCTGACCATCGACCCGGACCGGTTGACCGCCATTCGTCATGAGCGCAAACCTAACAGTCGCTATGCCAGCTTCGCCCAGTGCGAGTTCGAGGTGCGTGAGGTGGAGAATCTGTTCCGCCGCGAAAACATTCCGAACATCAACTCTACGCATTTTTCGGTTGAAGAGATTGCGGCGAAGATTCTGGTCGAGAAAGGTGTGGAGCGGCGGTTCAAGTAA